One Chlorobaculum limnaeum genomic window carries:
- a CDS encoding energy-coupling factor ABC transporter permease yields MHMSDALLSPVVGGAFWAVSAGVIGLSAKKISADSDSSKTVLMGVMGAFVFAAQMINFTIPGTGSSGHIGGGLLLSVLLGPWRAFIALASVLVIQALFFADGGLLALGCNIFNMAFIPAFIAWPFIYRPIAGDGSSPMRLATASIAAAMMGLLTGAFAVVLQTTLSGISDLPFRAFTLFMLPIHAVIGIVEGVLTWGVLSFIASTEPGLLRTANETRAPKTGIVTASLFAAALAIGGTLSWFASSNPDGLEWSISKVTGKEELRSPAEATHELLAGVQERAAFLPDYDFRQSGEEAGNEAAEPSSVNAGTSLSGIAGSLLVLLLAGAAGLMLRKRSPMPGKP; encoded by the coding sequence ATGCACATGTCGGACGCCTTGCTTTCGCCGGTTGTCGGCGGCGCGTTCTGGGCAGTCAGCGCCGGAGTGATCGGCCTGTCGGCAAAAAAAATCTCCGCCGATTCCGACAGCTCGAAGACCGTGCTGATGGGCGTGATGGGCGCGTTCGTCTTCGCGGCGCAGATGATCAATTTTACCATTCCCGGCACCGGATCGAGCGGACACATCGGCGGCGGCCTCCTGCTCTCTGTGCTGCTCGGCCCGTGGCGCGCCTTCATCGCGCTCGCCTCGGTGCTCGTCATCCAGGCACTCTTCTTCGCCGACGGCGGCCTGCTCGCGCTCGGCTGCAACATCTTCAACATGGCATTTATCCCGGCATTCATCGCCTGGCCATTCATCTACCGCCCCATCGCGGGCGATGGCAGCTCTCCGATGCGACTCGCCACGGCCAGTATCGCCGCCGCAATGATGGGACTGCTGACCGGAGCTTTCGCGGTGGTGCTCCAGACCACGCTCTCCGGCATCTCCGACTTGCCATTCCGCGCCTTCACGCTTTTCATGCTGCCGATCCACGCGGTTATCGGCATCGTCGAAGGGGTGCTGACCTGGGGTGTGCTCTCGTTCATCGCCTCCACCGAGCCGGGGCTTTTGCGGACAGCGAATGAAACTCGCGCTCCGAAAACAGGCATCGTGACGGCGAGCCTCTTCGCCGCCGCGCTCGCCATCGGCGGGACGCTCTCGTGGTTCGCTTCATCAAACCCGGACGGGCTGGAGTGGTCGATAAGCAAGGTGACCGGCAAGGAGGAGCTGCGTTCGCCCGCCGAAGCGACCCACGAATTGCTGGCCGGAGTGCAAGAGCGAGCGGCGTTCCTGCCCGATTACGACTTCAGGCAGAGCGGCGAAGAGGCTGGAAACGAAGCGGCGGAACCCTCGTCCGTGAACGCCGGAACCTCGCTCTCCGGCATCGCGGGCAGCCTGCTGGTGTTGCTGCTTGCCGGAGCGGCGGGGCTGATGCTTCGCAAACGCTCGCCGATGCCCGGGAAGCCTTGA
- the gltA gene encoding NADPH-dependent glutamate synthase, which translates to MDARTITAKERMAIPRQEMPAQDPQVRIGNFNEVNLGLTPEQAQQEALRCIQCKDPVCIAGCPVSIKIDQFIKLIAEGDFMGAVRKIKEDNVLPSICGRVCPQEDQCEKVCVIGKKHKPVAIGNLERFVGDYERMSGQKIDPVIPAPTGKKVAVVGSGPAGLSCANDLAQYGHKVVVFEALHELGGVLMYGIPEFRLPKEIVREELEGLRRMGIEFRTDVVVGRTITVDELMEEEGFDAVFIGVGAGLPWFMGIPGENLVGVLAANEFLTRVNLMKAYDFPKSSDTPVFDCKGKNVAVFGGGNTAMDAVRTAKRLGAEHAYIVYRRSEKEMPAREEEIHNALQEGVEFLLLTIPLEFIGDEKAWLTGVKCQKMELGEPDDSGRRRPVAVPGSEYVLPIDMAIISIGNGSNPLIRQTTPDIEVSKKETIVVDVNTMQTSKENVYAGGDIVTGGATVILAMGAGRTAAAAINEKLAGTAKNFNEW; encoded by the coding sequence ATGGACGCTCGTACTATCACGGCCAAGGAACGCATGGCCATTCCGCGCCAGGAGATGCCGGCGCAGGATCCGCAGGTTCGCATCGGCAACTTCAACGAGGTGAACCTCGGCCTGACGCCCGAGCAGGCGCAACAGGAGGCGCTGCGCTGCATCCAGTGCAAGGACCCGGTCTGCATCGCGGGCTGCCCGGTCAGCATCAAGATCGACCAGTTCATCAAGCTGATCGCCGAGGGGGACTTCATGGGCGCGGTCAGGAAGATCAAGGAGGACAACGTGCTGCCGTCAATCTGCGGTCGCGTCTGCCCGCAGGAGGATCAGTGCGAGAAGGTGTGCGTCATTGGCAAAAAGCACAAGCCTGTGGCCATCGGCAACCTCGAACGCTTCGTCGGCGACTACGAGCGCATGAGCGGCCAAAAGATCGATCCGGTGATTCCGGCTCCGACCGGCAAGAAGGTGGCTGTCGTCGGCAGCGGCCCGGCGGGTCTGAGCTGCGCTAACGACCTCGCGCAGTACGGCCACAAGGTGGTGGTGTTCGAAGCGCTGCACGAGCTGGGCGGCGTGCTGATGTACGGCATTCCGGAGTTCCGCCTGCCCAAGGAGATCGTGCGCGAGGAGCTCGAAGGTTTGCGTCGCATGGGCATCGAGTTCAGGACTGACGTGGTGGTCGGCAGGACGATCACCGTGGACGAGCTGATGGAGGAAGAGGGCTTCGACGCGGTTTTCATCGGCGTCGGCGCGGGCCTGCCATGGTTCATGGGCATCCCCGGCGAGAACCTGGTCGGCGTGCTCGCGGCCAACGAGTTCCTCACGAGGGTGAACCTCATGAAGGCTTACGACTTCCCGAAGAGCAGCGACACGCCGGTGTTCGACTGCAAGGGCAAGAACGTCGCGGTCTTCGGCGGCGGCAACACCGCGATGGACGCCGTGCGCACCGCCAAGCGGCTCGGCGCGGAGCACGCCTACATCGTCTATCGCCGCTCCGAAAAGGAGATGCCCGCCCGCGAGGAGGAGATTCACAACGCCCTGCAGGAGGGTGTCGAGTTCCTGCTGCTCACTATTCCGCTCGAATTCATCGGCGACGAAAAGGCGTGGCTCACCGGCGTGAAGTGCCAGAAGATGGAGCTTGGCGAACCCGACGATTCGGGACGCCGCCGTCCGGTTGCCGTGCCGGGATCAGAGTACGTGCTGCCCATCGACATGGCGATCATCTCCATCGGCAACGGCTCCAACCCGCTCATCCGCCAGACCACGCCCGACATCGAGGTCAGCAAGAAGGAGACCATCGTGGTGGACGTCAACACCATGCAAACATCCAAGGAGAACGTCTACGCTGGCGGCGACATCGTCACGGGTGGCGCGACGGTGATCCTCGCGATGGGCGCGGGACGCACGGCGGCAGCGGCCATCAACGAGAAGCTCGCAGGCACGGCCAAGAACTTCAACGAGTGGTAA
- a CDS encoding energy-coupling factor transporter transmembrane component T family protein has translation MTNRSGIEAMQGPPQTRPLPVGDGAAIVILALFIFFVISVPKFDLAGVIALAAFPLLLTTASGIALMPILKRLVIASPFILFMAAGNLALDRAPALIVAGMAITGGMISASVIVLKTVVTLVTLLSLMAVMPFHHFGLALRSLRVPEPFVTQLLLVYRYSFLLSEEAAMMQKARDLRSFGGRGKGVLVTARLIGSLLIRTTARAERIYMAMSARGFHAALDSRPAMPLKPGDLVAIAGATALFALVRHLF, from the coding sequence TTGACGAATCGTTCAGGCATCGAGGCCATGCAGGGGCCGCCGCAGACGCGCCCGCTTCCGGTCGGCGACGGCGCGGCCATCGTCATTCTCGCGCTCTTCATTTTCTTCGTCATCTCCGTGCCGAAGTTCGACCTCGCCGGAGTGATCGCCCTGGCCGCCTTTCCGCTGCTCCTGACCACCGCGAGCGGCATAGCGCTGATGCCGATTCTGAAGCGCCTCGTGATCGCTTCGCCCTTCATCCTCTTCATGGCGGCGGGCAACCTCGCGCTCGACCGCGCTCCGGCGCTCATCGTCGCCGGAATGGCCATCACCGGCGGCATGATCTCGGCGTCGGTGATCGTACTGAAAACGGTGGTGACGCTCGTCACGCTGCTTTCGCTCATGGCAGTGATGCCATTCCACCACTTCGGCCTGGCGCTCCGAAGCTTGCGCGTGCCGGAACCGTTCGTCACGCAGTTGCTGCTCGTTTATCGCTACAGCTTCCTGCTCTCCGAAGAGGCTGCCATGATGCAGAAGGCGCGTGACCTCCGCAGCTTCGGCGGGCGCGGCAAGGGGGTGCTCGTGACGGCGCGACTGATCGGCTCGCTGCTCATCCGCACGACTGCGCGGGCCGAGCGAATCTACATGGCGATGAGCGCTCGCGGCTTCCACGCGGCGCTCGACTCGCGCCCGGCCATGCCGCTGAAGCCCGGCGACCTCGTCGCCATCGCTGGCGCAACGGCGCTCTTCGCGCTTGTCCGCCACCTTTTCTGA
- a CDS encoding pseudouridine synthase, which produces MKKQAQEEKVRINKFLAMCGVASRRAADQMVLEGRVTVNGQLIVEPGSRVDPRKDEVIVDGKRMAEPESKQVYILFNKPRNVITTSHDERDRQQILDFIDVPERVFPVGRLDRKTTGLLLLTNDGTLAHLLMHPSSQVQKEYLASLDEKFPPAMLQKLTSGMRLKDTGEKVSPCRAKILDDGMSVLVGIHEGKNHQVRRMFSTLGFEVKRLDRVAYAGLTPGELRRGEWRFLSRKEVEKLYRLCRGQ; this is translated from the coding sequence ATGAAAAAGCAGGCGCAGGAAGAGAAGGTCAGGATCAACAAGTTTCTCGCCATGTGCGGCGTCGCGTCGCGCCGGGCCGCCGACCAGATGGTGCTCGAAGGGCGCGTGACCGTCAACGGCCAGCTCATCGTCGAGCCGGGTTCGAGGGTCGATCCCCGCAAGGACGAGGTGATCGTCGATGGCAAGCGCATGGCCGAACCGGAGAGTAAACAGGTCTACATCCTCTTCAACAAGCCGAGGAACGTCATCACCACCAGCCATGACGAGCGCGACCGCCAGCAGATTCTCGATTTTATCGATGTCCCCGAGCGGGTCTTTCCGGTCGGTCGGCTCGACCGCAAAACCACCGGCCTGTTGCTTCTGACCAACGACGGCACGCTGGCGCATCTGTTGATGCACCCGTCGTCGCAGGTGCAGAAGGAGTACCTCGCCTCGCTTGACGAGAAGTTCCCGCCCGCGATGCTCCAGAAGCTGACCAGCGGCATGAGGCTCAAGGACACCGGCGAAAAGGTGAGTCCTTGCCGGGCAAAAATCCTCGACGACGGCATGAGCGTGCTCGTCGGTATCCACGAGGGCAAAAACCACCAGGTGCGCCGCATGTTCAGCACCCTCGGCTTCGAGGTCAAGCGGCTCGACCGCGTGGCCTACGCGGGCCTCACGCCGGGCGAGCTTCGGCGCGGCGAGTGGCGCTTCCTCTCCCGCAAGGAGGTGGAAAAACTCTATCGCTTGTGTCGCGGCCAGTGA
- the hisA gene encoding 1-(5-phosphoribosyl)-5-[(5-phosphoribosylamino)methylideneamino]imidazole-4-carboxamide isomerase produces the protein MLIIPAIDIKDGKCVRLTRGDFAQKKIYLDNPCDMAVIWRKQNAKMIHVVDLDAALTGETVNFERIREIVNVLDIPIQVGGGIRSVEAVEKYLEIGVSRVVIGSAAVTNPGLIVELLKKYRPSQIVVGIDAEHGIPKIKGWTESCDMQDYELAAEMKKLGVERIIYTDITRDGMLQGVGYESTKRFAERAGMKVTASGGVTTSDDLHKLRSLEKYGVDSVIIGKALYECNFPCQEMWYAYEGGLGIDGEFSTARKKECCS, from the coding sequence ATGTTGATCATACCCGCTATAGATATAAAAGATGGAAAGTGCGTCAGGCTCACCAGGGGTGATTTCGCCCAGAAGAAAATCTATCTCGACAACCCGTGCGACATGGCGGTCATCTGGCGGAAGCAGAACGCCAAGATGATCCATGTGGTCGATCTCGACGCCGCCCTGACCGGCGAGACGGTCAACTTCGAGCGGATTCGCGAGATCGTCAACGTGCTCGACATTCCGATCCAGGTCGGCGGTGGCATCCGCTCCGTCGAGGCGGTCGAGAAGTATCTCGAAATCGGCGTCAGCCGCGTGGTCATTGGCTCGGCGGCGGTCACCAATCCCGGTCTCATCGTCGAGCTGCTAAAGAAATATCGCCCCTCGCAGATCGTCGTCGGCATCGACGCCGAACATGGCATTCCAAAGATCAAGGGGTGGACCGAGAGCTGCGACATGCAGGATTACGAACTTGCCGCCGAAATGAAGAAGCTCGGCGTCGAGCGCATCATCTACACCGACATCACCCGCGACGGCATGTTGCAGGGGGTCGGCTATGAGAGCACCAAGCGTTTCGCCGAGAGGGCGGGCATGAAGGTGACCGCGTCGGGTGGCGTGACCACCTCCGATGACCTGCACAAGCTCCGCTCGCTCGAAAAGTACGGCGTCGATTCGGTCATCATCGGCAAGGCGCTCTACGAGTGCAACTTTCCGTGCCAGGAGATGTGGTACGCCTACGAGGGTGGACTCGGCATCGACGGCGAATTTTCCACGGCCCGCAAAAAGGAGTGCTGCTCCTGA
- the scpB gene encoding SMC-Scp complex subunit ScpB — protein MQEQRQQQLQSLEALIFSAEEPVNLQTLCQITGLKLTPRELQEAVDELNGDYEATGRTFRIHAIAGGYRFLTEPEFADLVRQLLAPVIQRRLSRSMLEVLAVVAWHQPVTKGEIQQIRGASPDYSIDRLLSRGLIEVRGRADSPGRPLQYGTSAAFLDLFHLPNLKALPKLREIKEILREHEEQQYLAEGALPLAADEDDNPRTETIE, from the coding sequence GTGCAGGAACAGCGCCAACAACAACTCCAGTCGCTCGAAGCGCTGATCTTTTCTGCCGAAGAGCCGGTGAATCTCCAGACGCTCTGCCAGATCACCGGCCTGAAGCTCACGCCGCGCGAACTCCAGGAGGCGGTAGACGAGCTCAACGGCGACTACGAGGCGACTGGCAGAACCTTCCGCATCCACGCCATCGCCGGTGGCTACCGCTTTCTCACCGAGCCGGAGTTCGCCGATCTCGTCCGCCAGTTGCTCGCGCCGGTGATCCAGCGGCGGCTTTCGCGTTCCATGCTCGAAGTGCTCGCCGTGGTGGCCTGGCACCAGCCTGTCACGAAGGGCGAAATCCAGCAGATCAGGGGCGCGAGTCCCGACTACTCCATCGACCGCCTGCTTTCGCGCGGGCTGATCGAGGTGCGCGGCAGGGCCGATTCGCCCGGCCGCCCGTTGCAGTACGGCACGAGCGCCGCGTTTCTCGATCTGTTCCACTTGCCGAACCTGAAGGCTCTTCCCAAATTGCGTGAAATCAAGGAGATACTTCGGGAGCACGAGGAGCAGCAATACCTGGCCGAAGGCGCTTTGCCGCTGGCCGCAGATGAAGACGATAACCCACGAACGGAGACGATTGAATGA
- a CDS encoding transporter, whose translation MRKKTALLASALMLSSTPLFAAMPLQTDDTGTQGKGRSQIETGFESVSDKANDSGVSCKTTGGAVSATFSYGLSDTIDLVAGLPWEWYTEKADGVKVADGNGIGDLALQIKWRFYDDANAGFSLALKPGITIPTGDERKGLGTGKVSGEVTLIATREAELASYHVNLGYSRNEYRLDEDSASSRKNIWHASVAAELNVTARLRAVGDIGIETNPEKDSDTDPAYMLGGLIYGVSDNTDLDIGIRGGLNDAETDTTLLAGVTMRF comes from the coding sequence ATGCGAAAAAAAACCGCCCTTCTCGCCTCCGCGCTTATGCTCTCTTCGACGCCGCTCTTTGCCGCCATGCCGCTTCAGACTGACGACACCGGCACACAGGGAAAAGGCCGCAGCCAGATCGAAACCGGATTTGAATCCGTCAGCGACAAGGCGAACGACTCGGGAGTCTCATGCAAAACCACCGGCGGCGCGGTGTCGGCCACCTTCAGCTACGGCCTGTCGGACACCATCGACCTGGTCGCAGGTCTGCCGTGGGAGTGGTACACGGAAAAAGCGGATGGCGTGAAAGTGGCCGACGGAAACGGCATAGGGGACCTCGCGCTGCAAATCAAGTGGCGCTTTTACGACGATGCAAACGCCGGATTCAGCCTTGCCCTGAAACCGGGCATCACGATCCCGACCGGCGACGAGCGCAAGGGTCTTGGCACCGGCAAGGTGTCGGGCGAGGTGACGCTGATCGCCACGCGCGAAGCCGAGCTTGCCAGCTACCATGTCAACCTCGGCTACAGCCGCAACGAATACCGGCTCGACGAGGACAGCGCATCGTCGAGAAAGAACATCTGGCACGCCTCGGTGGCCGCCGAGCTGAACGTGACCGCCAGGCTCAGGGCCGTGGGCGACATCGGCATCGAGACCAACCCGGAGAAAGATTCGGATACCGATCCGGCCTACATGCTCGGCGGCCTGATCTACGGAGTGAGCGACAATACCGACCTCGACATCGGCATCAGGGGCGGCCTGAACGACGCCGAAACCGACACGACCCTGCTCGCAGGCGTGACGATGCGCTTCTAA
- a CDS encoding DUF2442 domain-containing protein, with protein MKYPKVKAVSTLDDNTLLVEFDNDEKKKYDITPLLSIDMFSPLKDAALFKSVKVEQGGYAVVWNGDIDISEYELWSHGESIS; from the coding sequence ATGAAATATCCAAAAGTTAAAGCGGTATCGACACTTGACGACAATACCTTGTTGGTGGAGTTCGACAATGATGAAAAGAAGAAATACGATATTACTCCGTTGTTGAGTATCGATATGTTTTCGCCGTTAAAGGATGCTGCTTTGTTTAAATCCGTGAAAGTCGAGCAAGGCGGGTATGCTGTGGTCTGGAATGGTGACATCGATATTAGCGAATATGAGCTGTGGAGCCACGGAGAATCTATTTCATAG
- a CDS encoding energy-coupling factor ABC transporter ATP-binding protein, which translates to MIDIEKLAFTYPDGTRALDSLSLRVKRGESVGIAGSNGAGKSTLVSHLNAWHLPQAGAVRIGGVVAGRKTVEEIRKKVGLVFQKPDDQLFMARVYDDVLFGPSNLGMSESESRAEAERLLRLFGLWELRDKPPAHLSQGQKRFAALAAVLVMKPELLVMDEPTSDLDPRNRRMLIGLVNGLQTTKLTVSHDLDFIWETCQRVCIMNKGKIIADGPTKQILADRELLESNGLELPLRLQGG; encoded by the coding sequence TTGATCGACATCGAAAAGCTCGCCTTCACCTACCCCGACGGCACGCGGGCACTTGACAGCCTCAGCCTGCGCGTCAAACGGGGAGAATCAGTCGGCATCGCCGGATCGAACGGCGCGGGCAAATCAACCCTCGTCAGCCACCTGAACGCATGGCACCTGCCGCAGGCGGGAGCGGTGCGCATCGGCGGCGTAGTCGCTGGACGGAAAACGGTCGAAGAGATCAGAAAAAAAGTGGGGCTGGTGTTCCAGAAGCCGGACGATCAGCTCTTCATGGCGAGGGTGTACGACGACGTACTGTTCGGCCCATCGAATCTCGGCATGAGCGAATCGGAGAGCCGCGCCGAAGCGGAGCGGCTGCTGCGGCTGTTCGGGCTTTGGGAGCTGCGCGACAAGCCGCCCGCGCACCTCTCGCAAGGCCAGAAGCGCTTCGCCGCGCTGGCAGCGGTGCTCGTCATGAAGCCGGAGCTGCTCGTGATGGATGAACCCACCTCCGACCTCGACCCCCGCAACCGCCGGATGCTCATCGGCCTGGTCAACGGTTTGCAGACCACAAAACTCACCGTCTCCCACGACCTCGATTTCATCTGGGAAACCTGCCAGAGAGTCTGCATCATGAACAAAGGCAAGATCATCGCCGACGGCCCGACAAAGCAAATTCTCGCGGATCGCGAGTTGCTCGAATCGAACGGTCTGGAACTGCCTCTGCGGTTGCAGGGGGGATAA
- a CDS encoding DUF4160 domain-containing protein — MPEIARFYGIVIKLFFGDHPPPHFHAQYGEYIGVFDIDTLEMIEGNLPMRAKRLVVEWATVNKDEMKKMWNSGKYHKLPPLE, encoded by the coding sequence ATGCCAGAAATAGCAAGGTTTTACGGGATCGTTATCAAGCTCTTTTTCGGTGATCACCCTCCGCCCCATTTTCACGCGCAGTATGGTGAGTATATTGGGGTGTTCGATATTGACACGCTTGAGATGATTGAAGGCAACTTGCCTATGAGGGCCAAGAGGTTGGTTGTTGAATGGGCTACGGTGAATAAAGACGAGATGAAAAAAATGTGGAATAGCGGTAAATATCACAAATTGCCACCGTTGGAGTAA
- a CDS encoding YgiT-type zinc finger protein, whose translation MKKGTAPFHIDRDGVHVSLDEIPAWVCSQCGESYFEEKEVDVIQELVKAVEEQTQKFAKTA comes from the coding sequence ATGAAAAAAGGTACTGCGCCATTTCACATTGACAGAGACGGTGTTCATGTCAGTCTCGATGAAATTCCTGCGTGGGTTTGCTCTCAATGCGGAGAATCGTATTTTGAGGAAAAGGAAGTTGATGTGATTCAGGAGTTAGTCAAAGCTGTTGAGGAGCAAACGCAAAAGTTTGCAAAGACAGCATAA
- the hisH gene encoding imidazole glycerol phosphate synthase subunit HisH, whose product MVFIADYGAGNLRSVHKAFDYLGIEAVVSDKASEMSRYEKVLIPGVGAFGPAMEALNRQGFGEALREHIDKGRSVLGICLGMQLFLSQSEEMGEHEGLGIVPGKVLRFRSSEDKIPQIGWNSADLCHKDSILFRNIPDRSYFYFVHSFYCSPDEPESVAATTFFAGKNFCSAIEKNGIFAVQFHPEKSSEAGLQVLKNFAEF is encoded by the coding sequence ATGGTATTTATTGCCGACTATGGCGCCGGAAACCTCAGATCGGTGCACAAGGCTTTCGACTATCTCGGCATCGAGGCGGTTGTCAGTGACAAGGCTTCGGAGATGAGCCGTTACGAAAAAGTGCTCATTCCCGGCGTCGGAGCCTTCGGCCCGGCGATGGAGGCGCTGAATCGTCAAGGGTTTGGCGAAGCGCTCAGGGAGCATATCGACAAAGGGCGCAGCGTGCTCGGTATCTGCCTCGGAATGCAGCTCTTCCTTTCGCAAAGCGAGGAGATGGGCGAGCACGAGGGACTCGGCATCGTGCCGGGCAAGGTGCTCCGCTTCAGGAGCAGCGAGGACAAGATTCCGCAGATCGGCTGGAACTCGGCAGACCTGTGTCACAAGGACTCCATTCTTTTCCGTAACATTCCCGACCGGTCGTATTTTTACTTCGTGCACTCCTTCTATTGCAGTCCCGACGAGCCTGAAAGCGTGGCCGCGACCACCTTTTTCGCCGGGAAAAATTTTTGTTCGGCCATTGAAAAAAATGGTATTTTCGCGGTTCAGTTCCACCCGGAAAAAAGCTCGGAAGCTGGCTTGCAGGTACTGAAGAATTTTGCAGAGTTTTAA
- a CDS encoding sulfide/dihydroorotate dehydrogenase-like FAD/NAD-binding protein, giving the protein MYRIVSAIFLAENIKKIEIEAPRIAKKRKAGQFVIVRINQNGERIPLTIADSNPETGTITIIAQGAGKSTRELNRKEAGDSIADVVGPLGTPSHIENFGTAVSIGGGVGTAIAYPTAAALKEAGNYVITINGARSKDLVILEEEMKAVSDEAYITTDDGSYGFHGFVTQKLQELIDSGKKINFVLAIGPIPMMRAVAEVTRPHGIKTVVSLNPIMIDGTGMCGGCRVTVGGEVKFGCIDGPEFDAHQVDFKNLADRNRIYQHEEKEADDTFAHQCNLTGQA; this is encoded by the coding sequence ATGTACAGGATTGTTTCCGCTATTTTTTTAGCTGAAAATATTAAAAAAATCGAAATCGAGGCTCCGAGGATCGCAAAAAAGCGAAAAGCCGGCCAGTTCGTCATCGTCAGGATCAACCAGAACGGCGAGCGCATCCCTCTGACCATCGCCGATTCGAATCCCGAAACGGGCACCATCACCATCATCGCGCAGGGTGCGGGTAAATCGACACGTGAGTTGAACCGCAAGGAGGCAGGCGACTCGATCGCCGATGTTGTCGGCCCGCTCGGAACCCCCTCGCACATCGAGAACTTCGGCACGGCGGTAAGCATCGGCGGCGGCGTAGGCACGGCTATCGCCTACCCGACGGCGGCGGCGCTGAAGGAGGCGGGCAATTACGTCATCACCATCAACGGCGCTCGCTCGAAGGATCTCGTGATCCTCGAAGAGGAGATGAAGGCGGTCAGCGACGAGGCCTACATCACCACCGACGACGGCTCGTACGGCTTCCACGGCTTCGTGACGCAGAAGCTCCAGGAGCTGATCGACTCGGGCAAAAAGATCAACTTCGTACTCGCCATCGGCCCGATCCCGATGATGCGGGCCGTGGCCGAGGTCACCCGCCCGCACGGCATCAAGACCGTGGTGAGCCTCAACCCCATCATGATCGATGGCACCGGCATGTGCGGCGGCTGCCGCGTCACGGTTGGCGGCGAGGTAAAGTTCGGCTGCATCGACGGCCCGGAGTTCGACGCCCACCAGGTCGATTTCAAGAACCTTGCCGACAGAAACCGGATTTACCAGCACGAAGAGAAGGAGGCGGACGACACTTTCGCTCACCAGTGCAATCTGACCGGGCAGGCGTAA
- the nikR gene encoding nickel-responsive transcriptional regulator NikR translates to MSDLYRFGISLDKELIEAFDRHIKAQGYQSRSEALRDLIREALLRKTTTEGGLVAGAIVMTYDHHKRELVNRLIDIQHDFHDLIISTQHIHLDHENCLEVIAVKGNAPEIEKLSSALKVLVGVKHLDLSLSSAD, encoded by the coding sequence GTGAGTGACCTGTACCGCTTCGGCATTTCGCTCGACAAAGAACTGATCGAGGCTTTCGACCGGCACATCAAGGCCCAGGGCTACCAGAGCCGGTCGGAGGCCCTGCGCGACCTCATCCGCGAGGCGCTGCTGCGCAAGACCACGACGGAGGGCGGGCTGGTGGCGGGGGCTATCGTGATGACCTACGACCACCACAAGCGCGAGCTGGTCAACCGCCTGATCGACATTCAGCACGACTTCCACGACCTCATCATCTCGACCCAGCACATACACCTCGACCACGAGAACTGCCTCGAGGTGATCGCCGTCAAGGGCAACGCCCCGGAGATCGAAAAGCTTTCGAGCGCCCTCAAGGTGCTGGTTGGCGTGAAGCATCTCGACCTCTCCCTCTCCTCCGCCGACTGA